Proteins encoded in a region of the Mycoplasma feriruminatoris genome:
- a CDS encoding STREFT protein: MLKFIKNNKWWVAIISVFAVFLSSFGIFAKSFVDSNKQKVVNKVENYIKASSYAVQSRILKETENLNEDYLNQKIGKKTLLNEFNNNFIWQPNNNKTTSLDTISDLWKTYFGSTDNVLRKDLQIQYQNNNKLENIKSSKGEITPKNIDFLLTISKSLEKFLNGFAPSLASLGISFLQSTVLQHRDDPNFEKYKSGITSVANAIEDNRETFNYLGKVLTPANLDENYYKNLTVKQAITKNINKLASVITNNKDFASQTDVDKLPEALDKLLVDLELDSITNIFSDIDFKNFKAEKISEIFPKIKNLFNNGTFTKLKQKSLEILNKITPHLATYLYSELFFGLYYVANSDLKNPEDLLKQKVDDSVFIAFTKNKLDLNVLVDGLVKVLKNKKDFERLYDFIFKRFDQNKIFNNINTLGTDTGTDSLLYDLINWLEKKLYNVSNTLSTIIRFAELALNDANIQKTIKEKLVEFIKSKLPKISVGSWIVNFNKDELEVSLKIYLGFIPLRTPLQLKADFFGKTGLINNLINILKSFNSSINYAFEEFFKYIKNTLYLNTNKKFTLSPFVELVNNLNAFLKNDKNVYISLAKGLIGDLEIKTIYDFITLPYNKEFLNSLVQKYAGKDLQPVLDKIKAFLESLKTYGFIKEPEKLKEQFPQYLENLSKHLATYENNDLLNFNLLDSLYEGNIISDFISKWINFLTKDITKEDNPILPILRAINKSDKLEKLEQIKNQWTSKVSDLAKKIDNYSNISKIRNIKLQLPKELVEQFGLQSLDGLNITELLEGLSNYIKDYLKANPNKVIGFNISSIGMMLYALTVKVGVEFKKELSKNNFLYNKNTKQDKSKTVLKALADGFDSHDNSSDVGRDSTLNRKDQSYYNWDKIYFYINGFDKPYILDRTNLKEEFSYSPLHMLIGINPDKTTYFKGSIGYAIGSLFGGLNTTDPNYNLSIENKNDATGILNVFNYVLDQKDKELKKHEDQIATQYYDKDAWETKVINSSEDEINYELIRLKSSKTQESKQLGSRFKVKLAKKKHSSYWEITQIIAVDYKAA; encoded by the coding sequence ATGTTAAAGTTTATAAAAAATAATAAATGATGAGTAGCTATAATTTCTGTATTTGCTGTTTTTTTAAGCAGTTTTGGAATTTTTGCAAAAAGCTTTGTAGATTCAAATAAACAAAAAGTAGTTAACAAAGTTGAAAATTATATAAAAGCAAGTTCTTATGCTGTTCAATCTAGAATTTTAAAAGAAACAGAAAACCTTAATGAAGATTATTTAAATCAAAAAATAGGTAAAAAAACCTTATTAAATGAATTTAACAATAATTTTATTTGACAACCTAACAATAATAAAACTACATCATTAGACACTATTTCAGATTTGTGAAAAACCTATTTTGGTTCAACTGATAATGTATTGAGAAAAGATTTACAAATTCAATATCAAAATAATAATAAACTTGAAAATATCAAATCATCAAAAGGAGAAATTACTCCAAAAAACATTGATTTTTTACTAACTATAAGTAAATCTTTAGAAAAGTTTTTAAATGGATTTGCTCCAAGTTTAGCTTCTTTAGGTATATCTTTTTTACAAAGTACAGTTTTACAACATAGAGATGATCCTAACTTTGAAAAATATAAAAGTGGAATAACTAGTGTTGCTAATGCTATTGAAGATAATAGAGAGACTTTTAATTATTTAGGAAAAGTTTTAACACCAGCTAATTTAGATGAAAATTACTATAAAAATTTAACAGTAAAACAAGCTATAACAAAAAACATTAATAAATTAGCTTCAGTAATTACAAATAATAAGGATTTTGCTAGTCAAACTGATGTAGATAAATTACCTGAAGCACTAGACAAATTACTTGTTGATTTAGAACTAGATTCAATTACTAATATATTTAGTGACATTGATTTTAAAAATTTTAAAGCTGAAAAAATAAGTGAGATTTTTCCAAAAATCAAAAATTTATTTAACAACGGTACATTTACTAAACTTAAACAAAAAAGTTTAGAAATATTAAACAAAATTACACCTCATTTAGCTACTTATTTATATTCAGAACTATTTTTTGGATTGTATTATGTAGCTAATAGTGATCTGAAAAATCCTGAAGATTTATTAAAACAAAAAGTTGATGATAGTGTATTTATAGCATTTACTAAAAATAAATTAGATTTAAATGTTTTAGTAGATGGACTTGTAAAAGTATTAAAAAATAAAAAAGATTTTGAAAGACTATATGATTTCATTTTTAAAAGATTTGATCAAAATAAGATATTTAATAATATAAATACATTAGGTACTGATACTGGTACTGATAGCTTATTATACGATCTAATTAATTGATTAGAAAAGAAGTTATATAATGTTTCAAATACCTTAAGTACAATTATTAGATTTGCTGAACTAGCGTTAAATGATGCTAATATTCAAAAAACTATAAAAGAAAAGCTGGTTGAATTTATAAAAAGTAAATTACCTAAAATTAGCGTGGGTTCTTGAATAGTTAATTTCAATAAAGATGAACTAGAGGTATCACTAAAAATATATCTTGGTTTTATACCATTAAGAACTCCATTGCAATTGAAAGCAGATTTTTTCGGGAAAACAGGGCTAATTAATAATCTAATTAATATCTTAAAATCCTTTAACAGTTCTATAAACTATGCATTTGAAGAATTTTTTAAATATATTAAAAATACTTTATATTTAAATACCAATAAAAAATTTACACTTTCTCCTTTTGTAGAATTAGTAAATAATCTGAATGCTTTTCTAAAAAATGACAAAAATGTTTATATAAGTCTTGCTAAAGGACTTATTGGAGATCTAGAAATTAAAACTATTTATGACTTTATAACTTTGCCTTATAACAAAGAATTTTTAAATAGTTTGGTTCAGAAATATGCAGGAAAAGATTTACAACCCGTATTAGACAAAATAAAAGCGTTCTTAGAATCATTAAAAACCTATGGATTTATAAAAGAACCAGAAAAGTTAAAAGAACAATTCCCACAATATCTAGAAAACCTTTCAAAACATCTAGCCACTTATGAAAACAATGACCTACTTAACTTCAACCTTTTAGATAGTCTTTATGAAGGAAATATAATTAGTGATTTTATTTCTAAATGAATCAATTTCTTAACTAAAGATATAACCAAAGAAGATAATCCAATACTACCTATTTTAAGAGCAATTAATAAAAGTGACAAATTAGAAAAATTAGAACAGATTAAAAATCAATGAACTTCTAAGGTTTCTGATCTTGCTAAAAAAATAGATAACTATTCAAACATTTCAAAAATTAGAAATATAAAACTACAATTACCAAAAGAATTAGTAGAACAATTTGGATTACAAAGTTTAGATGGACTAAACATTACTGAACTTCTAGAAGGATTAAGTAATTATATAAAAGATTATTTAAAAGCAAATCCTAATAAAGTAATTGGATTTAATATTTCAAGTATTGGAATGATGCTTTATGCTTTAACAGTTAAAGTTGGTGTTGAATTTAAAAAAGAACTTTCAAAAAATAATTTCTTATACAACAAAAACACAAAACAAGACAAATCTAAAACTGTATTAAAAGCACTAGCTGATGGTTTTGATAGTCATGATAATAGTAGTGATGTAGGACGTGATTCTACTTTAAATAGAAAAGATCAGTCTTACTATAACTGAGATAAAATCTATTTCTACATCAATGGATTTGATAAACCTTATATTCTAGATAGAACTAATCTAAAAGAAGAATTTTCCTATTCACCACTACATATGCTAATAGGAATTAATCCTGATAAAACTACTTATTTTAAAGGTTCAATAGGTTATGCTATTGGTAGTTTATTTGGTGGTCTAAACACAACTGATCCAAATTATAATTTATCAATTGAAAACAAAAATGATGCTACTGGTATTTTAAATGTATTTAACTATGTTCTAGATCAAAAAGATAAAGAACTTAAAAAACATGAAGATCAAATTGCAACTCAATACTATGATAAAGATGCTTGAGAAACTAAAGTTATAAATAGTAGTGAAGATGAAATTAATTACGAATTAATAAGATTAAAATCTTCAAAAACTCAAGAATCAAAACAATTAGGAAGTCGTTTTAAAGTAAAATTAGCTAAAAAGAAACATTCTTCTTATTGAGAAATTACTCAAATTATAGCAGTAGATTATAAAGCAGCATAA
- a CDS encoding ABC transporter permease, producing MKNLYLMLKQGVKWILKFKLQLVVIVVLTFIASSILTISFTTNKRLTSAYDQVVNNQKSPKFDTTYQITVGSKAKPQKGDPLFIPIFDFVNKQYTGFKDEGYDNFNLTFNDIYGEKNLLTIATSSKEFKDAWAIKKDIFVYKENPDDRKQIAKDQEKFDFAINDALFNTMADLLSKNDPAIRDTVIGRYTKANPSWYKHFYDSSKNIKSNWANFIKDKNKIESLKKTNSDDLKTYFYSYYAFESLSQYFFKTIQTFAQNKDSELSQQAGNDENNAHKFFYEFLFGKPFDEDKKHSYKEEYIATNENAYTLTFNSSVPTSEFQKMKFLIKVINKNDKKQDQNFFNELVKQGFKGILRPLQVTYSDDGNETDIKDVIQYSETQELRGFVSNSNIYSQDVKELPEIFKNNSFVDILAMNADPFANIGEKSINFYTSKANELETTVALDFPITAAFLTHHNLTAQANGYDLYIRPETIFNDPITKKTFRIVDITNKNFTNYIILDGQVPTSASEITVSKQFAKANKIEIGDRLTLGNAKALIVTGYAVDTYSFFPTSDPNVPLPKSDSGGLIYADFSTINQILGDGNSATANDQTATFNFFLIKKKDALHINNVFYDHFSVANKIRDNILAKQKGSEIQTFYQSQDFSNSWYSLNWTLYQKITFWYSLATFLTASLIALVSALAVFVGVIKSIQANSKQIGILKANGASSATISWSYVSYAVILVFIAIPLGWMAGTMLQVPFVAIFKDYFSFQTNVLTYDWYAPLTAVMIFGVLIGVFSFLVALFHIKKPVLDIIKSSKKWSKPKATDWLHKHIFKKPRFATLLMLKLTESGKKPFSLLLVLIFVGTLFVSAGIAIPSVTKYAKDNYFKKVNYDNQYEIYNSLANSPLGKDTFNFWNGHEEIDNTYKLAKDVSGNINYYEDPNSYTLSNQNSSVLPELIYKINSDQNNNAEILTPYKSFIKEYTKTGVSDLYKNLLDWASYQIGISNGKSISIGTIEQLYSYILNDADLNQRFKSDIDKIKETNLVTQPLTQFVGQLLQIIFKDKVQTTGEWKEKILNLILGYSPSFIKSYLTSDSRKTQLSFGWQKQTIIPKKDQLATIFKPKSNNKVADYSILGLDKNQQSYKLSDKQKEKLFLPTNKVQQIYQIINNPHALNFRDVYLNDKFKLYDSKTNTLTIPTIVNKNLNYKLSKYGDSIISNLSSNSVQLSYKTRNGDFNALPKQAWLYDDSDYLKTKYVNKHEKWEDKPIQMVNHHNNYSSYGYEIVHQGDKDIHYYLNPYNLDVNKFTQRQVIDIWSDKNKENKLVAKQHDNIVDESPLFGDFVVNNDGQIIKSFIRPYYQLRNLLLFIPITDKVSWEDFALYASGWDSSTEHGLDIKKVIADLDKNDPNTRNYRYPALKKLKAHLVPKSVRQAWHSVLKTSGLASDYLVIRPYDFSIQQEKWANHRYEYFILDNNTKEILGVNPPSADKSIPNILLNSVPHFYRRAVGKRKSIPAIIQLHDKDVRYVNRNLKIKLKKVDDIDIYGKAYALVDSDLANMLYGFDISRSINYDYRPFDTSKIITKGELFNTYKTTNWQKVNTKDPWKQAFINQNDTFSYSPHYYYNTIFSNSSEPLIITSSVSLISEQRIGLAILDLMNLSDYKAGIVDVDFTFETKQLLNQIAKTAIYIAVIIITAIMLCASLLIMLITDIYISQYKSFMIMLRSMGYTNTQVMFYTLGIATIFSLLISFFTTIIVFSSTTIIDKVFSANGFSIPIGVYWISVVICILLILVSFFTSLWVSTKRVRNAEPSTMLSEVDE from the coding sequence ATGAAAAATCTATATCTAATGTTAAAGCAAGGAGTAAAGTGAATTTTAAAGTTCAAACTTCAATTAGTGGTTATTGTGGTTTTAACTTTCATTGCTTCAAGCATTCTAACAATTTCTTTTACTACTAATAAAAGATTAACTTCTGCTTATGACCAAGTTGTTAATAATCAAAAATCTCCAAAATTTGATACAACATATCAAATAACTGTAGGAAGTAAGGCTAAACCTCAAAAAGGCGATCCTTTATTTATTCCTATTTTTGATTTTGTAAATAAACAATATACTGGTTTTAAAGATGAAGGTTATGATAATTTTAACTTAACTTTTAATGATATTTATGGAGAAAAAAATCTTTTAACAATAGCAACAAGTTCTAAGGAATTTAAAGATGCTTGAGCAATTAAAAAAGATATTTTTGTTTATAAAGAAAATCCTGATGATAGAAAACAAATAGCAAAAGATCAAGAAAAATTTGATTTTGCAATAAACGATGCACTTTTTAATACAATGGCTGATTTATTATCTAAAAATGATCCAGCTATTAGAGATACAGTAATTGGAAGATATACCAAAGCTAATCCAAGTTGATATAAACATTTTTATGATAGTTCAAAAAATATTAAAAGTAATTGAGCAAATTTTATTAAAGATAAGAATAAAATAGAGAGTTTAAAAAAGACTAATTCTGATGATTTAAAAACCTATTTTTATTCATATTATGCTTTTGAATCTCTTTCACAATATTTCTTTAAAACAATTCAAACATTTGCTCAAAATAAAGACAGTGAGTTAAGCCAACAGGCAGGAAATGATGAAAATAATGCTCACAAATTTTTCTATGAATTTTTATTTGGTAAACCTTTTGATGAAGATAAAAAACATTCTTATAAAGAAGAATACATTGCAACTAATGAAAATGCCTATACTTTAACTTTTAATTCATCAGTTCCAACTAGTGAATTTCAAAAAATGAAATTCTTGATTAAAGTTATAAACAAAAATGATAAAAAACAAGATCAAAACTTCTTTAATGAGTTAGTTAAACAAGGGTTCAAAGGTATTTTAAGACCACTTCAAGTTACTTATAGTGATGATGGTAATGAAACTGATATTAAAGATGTAATTCAATATAGTGAAACTCAAGAATTAAGAGGATTTGTTTCAAATTCAAATATTTATTCTCAAGATGTAAAAGAATTACCTGAAATTTTTAAAAACAATAGTTTTGTAGATATTTTAGCTATGAATGCTGATCCATTTGCAAATATTGGTGAAAAATCAATTAATTTTTATACAAGTAAAGCTAATGAACTTGAAACTACAGTTGCATTAGATTTTCCAATTACAGCAGCATTTCTAACTCATCATAATTTAACAGCACAAGCTAATGGATATGATTTATATATAAGACCTGAAACTATATTTAATGATCCAATTACTAAAAAAACTTTTAGAATTGTTGATATTACTAATAAGAATTTTACTAATTACATAATATTAGATGGACAAGTTCCAACTAGTGCTAGTGAAATTACAGTAAGTAAACAATTTGCAAAAGCTAATAAAATTGAGATTGGAGATCGTTTAACTTTAGGTAATGCCAAGGCATTAATTGTTACAGGATATGCTGTTGATACTTATTCATTTTTCCCAACTTCAGATCCAAATGTACCTTTACCAAAATCTGATTCTGGTGGGTTAATTTATGCTGATTTTTCAACAATTAATCAAATTTTAGGAGATGGAAATTCAGCAACAGCAAACGATCAAACTGCAACATTTAATTTCTTTTTAATTAAAAAGAAAGATGCACTACATATAAATAATGTGTTTTATGATCATTTTTCAGTAGCAAATAAAATTAGAGATAACATTTTAGCAAAACAAAAAGGTTCTGAAATTCAAACATTTTATCAAAGTCAAGATTTTAGTAATTCTTGATATTCATTAAACTGAACTTTATATCAAAAAATTACATTTTGATATTCACTAGCAACTTTTCTAACGGCTAGTTTAATTGCTTTGGTTTCTGCACTAGCTGTATTTGTTGGAGTTATTAAATCAATTCAAGCTAATTCAAAACAAATTGGTATTTTAAAAGCAAATGGAGCTTCAAGTGCTACTATTTCTTGATCATATGTTTCTTATGCTGTGATTTTAGTATTTATAGCAATTCCATTAGGTTGAATGGCTGGAACAATGCTTCAAGTTCCATTTGTAGCTATTTTTAAAGATTATTTTAGTTTTCAAACAAATGTATTAACTTATGATTGATATGCTCCATTAACAGCTGTTATGATATTTGGAGTTTTAATTGGAGTATTTTCATTCTTAGTTGCTTTATTTCATATTAAAAAACCAGTTTTAGATATTATTAAAAGTTCTAAAAAATGATCAAAACCTAAAGCTACAGATTGATTACATAAACATATTTTTAAAAAACCTAGATTTGCTACTTTATTGATGTTAAAACTAACTGAATCTGGTAAAAAACCATTTAGTTTATTATTAGTATTAATATTTGTTGGAACTTTATTTGTTTCAGCAGGAATTGCAATTCCTAGTGTTACTAAGTATGCAAAAGATAATTATTTTAAAAAAGTAAATTATGATAATCAATATGAAATTTATAATAGTTTAGCAAATAGTCCTTTAGGAAAAGATACATTTAACTTTTGAAATGGTCATGAAGAAATTGATAATACTTATAAACTAGCAAAAGATGTATCTGGAAATATTAACTATTATGAAGATCCAAATAGTTATACTTTATCAAACCAAAACTCATCAGTTTTACCTGAACTAATTTATAAGATTAATAGTGATCAAAATAATAATGCTGAAATTCTAACTCCTTATAAATCATTTATTAAAGAATATACTAAAACTGGAGTTTCAGATCTATATAAAAACTTATTAGATTGAGCTTCATATCAAATTGGGATTTCTAATGGTAAAAGTATTTCAATTGGTACTATAGAACAGCTTTATTCTTATATATTAAATGATGCTGATTTAAACCAACGTTTTAAATCAGATATAGATAAAATTAAAGAAACTAATCTTGTTACCCAACCTTTAACTCAATTTGTTGGACAACTTTTACAAATAATTTTTAAAGACAAAGTGCAAACTACTGGTGAGTGAAAAGAAAAGATTTTAAATTTAATTTTAGGATATTCTCCTTCATTTATTAAATCTTATCTAACTAGTGATTCTAGAAAAACTCAACTTTCATTTGGTTGACAAAAACAAACTATAATTCCTAAAAAAGATCAATTAGCAACTATTTTTAAACCTAAATCAAATAATAAAGTTGCTGATTATAGTATTTTAGGTTTAGATAAAAATCAACAATCTTATAAACTTTCTGATAAACAAAAAGAAAAACTATTTTTACCAACTAATAAAGTTCAACAAATATATCAAATTATTAATAATCCTCATGCTTTAAACTTTAGAGATGTTTATTTAAATGATAAATTTAAGCTTTATGATAGTAAAACTAATACTTTAACTATTCCAACTATTGTTAATAAAAACTTGAATTATAAGTTAAGTAAATATGGAGATAGTATTATTTCTAATTTATCTTCAAATAGTGTTCAACTATCATATAAAACAAGAAATGGTGATTTTAATGCATTACCAAAACAAGCTTGATTATATGATGATAGTGATTATTTAAAAACTAAATATGTTAATAAACATGAAAAATGAGAAGATAAACCAATTCAAATGGTCAATCATCATAATAATTATTCTTCTTATGGATATGAAATAGTTCATCAAGGAGATAAAGATATTCATTATTATTTAAATCCTTATAATTTAGATGTTAATAAGTTTACTCAAAGACAAGTAATAGATATTTGATCAGATAAAAATAAAGAAAATAAACTAGTTGCAAAACAACATGACAACATAGTTGATGAATCTCCTTTATTTGGTGATTTTGTAGTTAATAATGATGGACAAATTATTAAATCATTTATTAGACCATATTATCAATTAAGAAACTTATTGTTATTTATTCCTATAACTGATAAAGTTAGTTGAGAAGATTTTGCTTTATATGCAAGTGGTTGAGATAGTTCAACTGAACACGGTTTAGATATAAAAAAAGTTATTGCTGATTTAGATAAAAATGATCCTAATACTAGAAATTATAGATATCCAGCACTTAAAAAACTTAAAGCTCATTTAGTTCCAAAATCAGTTAGACAAGCATGACATTCTGTATTAAAAACAAGTGGTTTAGCTTCTGATTATCTAGTGATTAGACCTTATGATTTTTCTATTCAACAAGAAAAATGAGCAAATCATCGTTATGAATATTTTATTTTAGATAATAACACTAAAGAAATTCTTGGAGTTAACCCACCTTCAGCTGATAAATCAATTCCAAATATTTTATTAAACTCAGTTCCACATTTTTATAGAAGAGCTGTTGGAAAAAGAAAAAGTATTCCAGCAATTATTCAACTACATGATAAAGATGTTAGATATGTAAATAGGAATTTAAAAATCAAATTAAAAAAAGTTGATGATATTGATATTTATGGAAAAGCTTATGCGTTAGTTGATTCTGATTTAGCTAATATGTTATATGGATTTGATATAAGTAGATCAATTAATTATGATTATCGTCCATTTGATACTTCAAAAATCATTACAAAAGGTGAGCTATTTAATACTTATAAAACTACAAATTGACAAAAAGTAAATACAAAAGATCCTTGAAAACAAGCGTTTATTAATCAAAATGATACGTTTAGTTATTCACCTCATTACTACTATAATACGATCTTTTCAAATTCTAGTGAACCTTTAATTATCACTAGTTCAGTGTCATTGATTTCTGAACAAAGAATAGGATTAGCTATTTTAGATTTAATGAATTTAAGTGATTATAAAGCTGGAATTGTTGATGTTGATTTTACTTTTGAAACTAAACAATTATTAAATCAAATTGCAAAAACAGCTATTTATATTGCAGTTATTATAATTACAGCTATTATGTTGTGTGCTTCATTATTGATTATGCTAATTACAGATATTTATATTTCTCAATATAAATCATTTATGATAATGTTGCGATCAATGGGATATACAAATACTCAAGTAATGTTTTATACACTTGGAATAGCTACGATATTTAGTTTATTAATTTCATTCTTTACAACAATAATTGTTTTTAGTAGTACAACAATAATTGATAAAGTGTTTAGTGCAAATGGATTTTCAATACCAATTGGAGTTTATTGAATATCAGTTGTAATATGTATTTTATTAATTTTAGTATCATTCTTTACTTCTTTATGAGTTTCAACAAAAAGAGTAAGAAATGCTGAACCAAGTACTATGTTAAGTGAAGTTGATGAATAG
- a CDS encoding AEC family transporter, which translates to MNGVKEAFLQTMTNQKLWGAIIATIVTILLSYGLTKANILKKEWKAGLVKVVMTIAVPALVLTGFMKTANIKQLQEQGVILGISFAFYIVLNLIAFLWSKYAPNLAKKSAEMIQDNKALNSDGSMSQNRALIMWMMIIFGSTTFFGFPIIQAIYPKSGFIAANIWNIAYRVFLYSFCFMLISGVKWSKANFKDAMKKTFVNPIVICTFLGLILWLTTLIPNQSYGLNFKYVEKGVAWFEFEKTLPLVHTTFSKLGALAAPITWIAIGITLASSNFKKAVKDKWVWIFSIQKLVILPLFVFLIFLGLNQAGLVSKEVGVSMVILAATPPATVVILYAIQYKMHEEFAAQCSTLTTLLAVIMLPLWVVISSIAFI; encoded by the coding sequence ATGAATGGTGTTAAAGAAGCATTTTTACAAACTATGACTAATCAAAAACTATGAGGAGCAATTATTGCTACAATAGTTACTATTTTACTAAGTTATGGTTTAACAAAAGCAAATATTTTAAAAAAAGAATGAAAAGCAGGATTAGTAAAAGTAGTTATGACAATAGCAGTACCAGCACTTGTTTTAACTGGATTTATGAAAACTGCAAATATTAAACAACTACAAGAACAAGGTGTTATTTTAGGTATTTCATTTGCTTTTTATATTGTTTTAAATTTAATAGCATTTTTATGGTCTAAATATGCACCAAATTTAGCTAAAAAATCAGCAGAAATGATTCAAGATAATAAGGCATTAAATTCAGATGGGTCAATGAGTCAGAATCGTGCTTTAATTATGTGAATGATGATTATTTTTGGATCAACTACATTTTTTGGATTTCCAATTATTCAAGCAATTTATCCAAAATCAGGATTTATAGCAGCAAACATTTGAAATATTGCTTATAGAGTATTTTTATATTCATTTTGTTTTATGTTAATATCTGGAGTTAAATGATCAAAAGCAAACTTTAAAGATGCAATGAAAAAGACATTTGTTAACCCTATAGTTATTTGTACATTCTTAGGATTAATATTATGATTAACAACTTTAATTCCAAACCAAAGTTATGGATTAAACTTTAAATATGTAGAAAAAGGTGTTGCTTGATTTGAATTTGAAAAAACTCTTCCACTAGTTCACACAACATTTTCAAAACTAGGTGCTTTAGCTGCTCCTATTACTTGAATTGCAATTGGTATAACTTTAGCTAGTTCAAACTTTAAAAAAGCAGTTAAAGATAAATGAGTATGAATCTTTAGTATTCAAAAATTAGTAATATTGCCTTTATTTGTATTTTTAATTTTCTTAGGATTAAATCAAGCTGGATTAGTTTCAAAAGAAGTGGGTGTTTCAATGGTAATACTTGCAGCAACTCCTCCAGCAACAGTTGTAATTCTATATGCTATTCAATATAAAATGCATGAAGAATTTGCAGCTCAATGTTCAACATTAACAACATTATTAGCAGTTATTATGTTACCTTTATGAGTGGTAATTAGTAGTATAGCTTTTATATAA
- a CDS encoding 2-hydroxyacid dehydrogenase translates to MKVIFFGVRESEIEFFEKLKNKYNYELTLVQGTLTLDRIDLVKNHNCVVVRGADKLDRVLLEKLKELNVEYVFTRTVGFDHIDIPAGHELGFKMARVASYSPTAIAELAFSLAHSLSRKSAYWAYQSVNKNFKMDQYGFSKELKNSVVGIIGTGRIGYEAAKMFKAFGCEVLGYDIKPNDSLSDVIKYVDLDYLLANADIISFHMPYIKGQNDKMINKELIDKMKDKAILVNTSRGQIQDEQAILDAIKSNKLAAVGLDVWNTEKDYLFKKLDSIEDPIIKELLELYPRVLITPHIGSYTDEAASNMIEYSLDNLNEYLTTNDCKNKL, encoded by the coding sequence ATGAAAGTTATATTTTTTGGGGTAAGAGAATCAGAAATTGAATTTTTTGAAAAACTAAAAAATAAATACAACTACGAATTAACACTAGTACAAGGAACTTTAACACTAGATAGAATTGATTTAGTTAAAAATCATAATTGTGTTGTTGTTAGAGGTGCTGATAAACTAGATAGAGTTTTATTAGAAAAACTAAAAGAACTAAATGTTGAATATGTATTTACTAGAACTGTTGGGTTTGATCATATTGATATACCAGCAGGTCATGAACTAGGATTTAAAATGGCTAGAGTAGCTTCTTATTCACCAACTGCTATAGCTGAATTAGCATTTAGTTTAGCTCATAGTTTATCTAGAAAATCAGCTTATTGAGCTTATCAATCAGTTAATAAAAACTTTAAAATGGATCAATATGGATTTTCTAAAGAGTTAAAAAATAGTGTTGTTGGAATCATTGGAACTGGTCGTATTGGATATGAAGCAGCTAAAATGTTTAAAGCTTTTGGATGTGAAGTTTTAGGTTATGATATTAAACCAAATGATAGTTTAAGTGATGTTATTAAATATGTTGATTTAGATTATTTATTAGCTAATGCAGATATTATAAGTTTTCATATGCCTTATATTAAAGGTCAAAATGACAAAATGATTAATAAAGAATTGATTGATAAAATGAAAGATAAAGCTATTTTAGTTAATACTTCACGTGGTCAAATTCAAGATGAACAAGCTATTTTAGATGCTATTAAATCTAATAAATTAGCTGCTGTTGGATTAGATGTTTGAAATACTGAAAAAGATTATTTATTTAAGAAATTAGACAGTATTGAAGATCCTATTATTAAAGAATTATTAGAACTATATCCAAGAGTTTTAATAACACCTCACATTGGTTCATATACTGATGAAGCAGCATCAAATATGATCGAATATTCACTAGATAATTTAAATGAATATTTAACAACAAATGATTGTAAAAATAAGTTATAG